From a region of the Chitinophaga caseinilytica genome:
- a CDS encoding PepSY-associated TM helix domain-containing protein has translation MKIFFRNIHLYLSLAAGLVIMVTCFTGAVLVFEEELNHTFSKERYYVDPQGERLPLAQLVSNLNEKVPGAKVSAFRIYNDPARSVELTFSPAEKKGEKKEGAGEKKKDAKPAAGRPGGGGGGGKKAFMNPYTGEVIEVYVYQDTFFYTMFALHRWMLGGAVGKMIVGVCTLVFLFIILTGIILWWPKTRNILKQRLKVKWDAGWKRLNHDLHIVLGFYAAIFLFIFAFTGLAWSFEWFNDGIYKVTNSSPKGTPPPVSNYVAEAKPVAFDVVYQKAKTTVPDAHFYNIAKPKDSAAAYSVSMITPRSAHESASDNLFIDQYSGEVLQLQAFGDRNLGQRVRSTFKPVHIASIWGTPSKIIGLIVCLLGVTFPITGIIMWINRLRKQKKTGKSKARSPQEAAAA, from the coding sequence ATGAAGATTTTTTTCCGGAATATCCACCTTTACCTCAGCCTGGCCGCGGGCCTCGTCATCATGGTCACCTGTTTTACCGGGGCCGTGCTCGTTTTCGAAGAAGAGCTCAATCATACTTTTTCAAAAGAAAGATATTACGTTGACCCTCAGGGCGAAAGACTACCACTGGCCCAGCTGGTCAGCAACCTGAACGAAAAGGTGCCTGGCGCGAAAGTGAGCGCATTCAGGATTTACAACGATCCTGCGCGGAGCGTGGAACTGACTTTCTCGCCGGCTGAAAAGAAAGGCGAAAAGAAAGAAGGCGCCGGCGAAAAGAAGAAAGACGCCAAACCAGCGGCCGGTCGGCCGGGTGGTGGCGGAGGCGGTGGAAAGAAAGCTTTCATGAACCCGTACACCGGCGAAGTGATCGAAGTATACGTGTACCAGGATACGTTTTTCTATACCATGTTCGCGCTGCACCGCTGGATGCTGGGCGGCGCCGTGGGCAAGATGATCGTGGGCGTTTGCACCCTGGTTTTCCTGTTCATTATTCTGACGGGGATCATCCTGTGGTGGCCCAAAACGCGGAATATTCTCAAGCAGCGGCTGAAAGTGAAGTGGGACGCGGGCTGGAAGCGCCTGAACCATGATCTGCACATCGTTCTGGGCTTCTACGCGGCCATCTTCCTGTTCATTTTTGCATTTACGGGGCTGGCCTGGTCGTTCGAATGGTTCAACGACGGGATCTATAAAGTGACGAACTCTTCACCCAAAGGCACGCCCCCGCCCGTATCGAACTATGTTGCGGAAGCGAAGCCCGTTGCCTTCGATGTGGTGTATCAAAAGGCCAAAACCACTGTGCCGGATGCGCATTTCTACAACATCGCCAAACCGAAAGACTCCGCCGCCGCGTACAGCGTCAGCATGATCACACCACGATCGGCGCACGAATCCGCATCGGATAACCTGTTCATCGACCAGTATTCAGGAGAGGTTTTGCAGTTGCAGGCTTTCGGGGACAGAAACCTGGGACAGCGGGTACGCAGCACCTTCAAACCGGTGCATATCGCTTCCATCTGGGGCACGCCGTCCAAAATCATCGGGCTCATCGTTTGCCTGTTGGGCGTCACCTTCCCCATCACCGGCATCATCATGTGGATCAATCGTTTGCGCAAACAAAAGAAAACAGGGAAATCGAAAGCCCGGTCGCCGCAGGAAGCGGCTGCCGCATAA
- a CDS encoding sigma-70 family RNA polymerase sigma factor, producing the protein MSDTYDHDEELNSHWDAVLLGDAAAYAQVHARLYPLLFRYGLAILGDGDLAEDAVQEVFIRIWAKKSTIGPTRNLRAFFFASLRRHCLNQLRSLKTLQVLTAPDPDIEFSPEDIIISEESAAARRNTIAQYLNQLPRRQKEALYLRFYESLSYDEIAAIMKVNYQSVVNLVHKAIAQLRKWMGQLPLWWLVWQIF; encoded by the coding sequence ATGTCGGATACCTATGACCACGACGAAGAACTGAACTCGCACTGGGACGCCGTTCTACTCGGCGACGCCGCGGCATATGCGCAGGTGCATGCCCGGCTCTATCCCCTGCTGTTCCGGTATGGACTGGCCATCCTCGGCGACGGGGACCTGGCCGAAGACGCCGTGCAGGAAGTTTTCATCCGCATCTGGGCCAAAAAGTCCACCATCGGCCCCACCCGCAATCTTCGCGCGTTTTTCTTCGCCTCCCTGCGCCGCCATTGCCTCAACCAGCTGCGCAGCCTCAAAACCCTGCAAGTCCTCACCGCTCCCGACCCCGACATCGAATTTTCTCCCGAAGACATTATTATATCCGAAGAATCTGCCGCCGCCCGGCGCAACACCATCGCGCAATACCTCAATCAGCTGCCCCGCCGCCAGAAGGAAGCCCTTTACCTGCGATTCTACGAATCCCTTTCGTACGACGAGATCGCGGCCATCATGAAGGTAAATTACCAATCGGTCGTGAACCTCGTCCACAAAGCCATTGCGCAACTCCGGAAATGGATGGGCCAATTGCCGCTGTGGTGGCTGGTTTGGCAGATTTTTTAA